In Streptomyces sp. P3, one DNA window encodes the following:
- a CDS encoding NAD(P)/FAD-dependent oxidoreductase — protein sequence MAGIAVIGAGMGALAAAARLAVAGHRVTVYERTGTYGGAVRRFERDGFGFDTGPGLLTLPAVWRDLFVKTGKEPLEECVELVQVDPSARHVFADGTEAALPNASRAGVVSALDEALGAQAGQRWGDFLVRAREAWDRTRRPLLEEPLWPNWSVLADREPYPAVPHRRLLRTRRAGTLAEVGAWELRDPRLAALLESHALAYGLDPRAAPASAAVLPYMEHAFGTWYVRGGMRELAGAVYERCLARRVVFVFDAEVTRVLEKDGRAAGVELADGRVADADFVVAPGGFAGLPARGEGEVVAQRSLPSRLTVLLALRGPRPQDAVHRTVVHTRDRESELASLFGAVPSAPALPTVTVLRPDDARLVPDGDHEAVTIGAVVPAGEELPAARTELGADALVAAAERALPGLRDRILWREVHTAADIARETGAAGGAVPAPALAAAGGRLLHPANSTAMQGLFTVGGWSHPGGGLPHAGMSGALVSGLIVEGPQFRGSR from the coding sequence ATGGCAGGAATTGCGGTGATCGGCGCCGGCATGGGCGCGCTGGCGGCGGCCGCCCGGCTGGCCGTCGCGGGCCACCGGGTGACGGTGTACGAGCGGACGGGGACGTACGGCGGAGCGGTGCGCCGCTTCGAGCGGGACGGTTTCGGCTTCGACACCGGTCCCGGGCTGCTCACGCTCCCGGCCGTCTGGCGCGATCTGTTCGTCAAGACCGGCAAGGAGCCCCTGGAGGAGTGCGTCGAGCTGGTCCAGGTCGACCCGTCCGCCCGCCATGTCTTCGCGGACGGCACCGAGGCGGCGCTGCCGAACGCCTCACGCGCGGGGGTCGTCTCCGCGCTGGACGAGGCGCTGGGCGCGCAGGCCGGGCAGCGCTGGGGCGACTTCCTGGTGCGGGCCCGCGAAGCCTGGGACCGCACCCGCCGCCCGCTCCTGGAGGAGCCCCTGTGGCCGAACTGGTCGGTGCTGGCCGACCGCGAGCCCTACCCGGCGGTGCCGCACAGGCGTCTGCTGCGCACCCGACGCGCCGGCACCCTCGCCGAAGTGGGCGCCTGGGAGCTGCGCGACCCCCGGCTCGCCGCGCTCCTCGAGTCCCACGCGCTCGCGTACGGTCTCGACCCGCGGGCCGCTCCGGCGAGCGCGGCCGTCCTGCCGTACATGGAGCACGCCTTCGGCACCTGGTACGTGCGCGGCGGGATGCGGGAGCTGGCCGGCGCGGTGTACGAGCGGTGCCTGGCCCGCCGGGTCGTGTTCGTCTTCGACGCCGAGGTGACGCGCGTCCTGGAGAAGGACGGGCGGGCGGCGGGCGTGGAACTGGCCGACGGACGGGTGGCGGACGCGGACTTCGTGGTCGCCCCGGGCGGCTTCGCGGGCCTGCCCGCCCGCGGCGAGGGCGAGGTCGTCGCCCAGCGGTCCCTGCCGAGCCGGCTGACCGTGTTGCTGGCGCTGCGCGGCCCCCGTCCGCAGGACGCCGTCCACCGCACGGTGGTGCACACCCGGGACCGTGAGAGCGAGCTGGCGAGTCTCTTCGGTGCCGTGCCGTCCGCGCCCGCGCTGCCGACGGTGACGGTCCTGCGGCCGGACGACGCCCGGCTGGTCCCGGACGGCGACCACGAGGCGGTCACCATCGGTGCCGTGGTCCCCGCCGGGGAGGAACTGCCGGCCGCGCGGACGGAGCTGGGGGCCGACGCGCTGGTCGCCGCCGCCGAGCGGGCCCTGCCAGGTCTGCGCGACCGGATCCTGTGGCGTGAGGTGCACACCGCGGCCGACATCGCGCGGGAGACCGGTGCGGCGGGCGGAGCCGTTCCGGCGCCCGCGTTGGCCGCGGCCGGGGGGCGGCTGCTGCATCCCGCCAACTCCACCGCGATGCAGGGCCTGTTCACCGTGGGTGGCTGGTCGCATCCGGGCGGCGGACTGCCGCACGCGGGGATGTCGGGCGCGCTGGTGTCCGGTCTGATCGTCGAGGGCCCGCAGTTCCGGGGCTCGCGTTGA